From Glycine soja cultivar W05 chromosome 4, ASM419377v2, whole genome shotgun sequence, the proteins below share one genomic window:
- the LOC114408444 gene encoding late embryogenesis abundant protein-like — translation MAEAQLRDQHGNPVPLTDQYGNPVILTDERGNPVQLTGVATTATGTAGSGFGSYGTGAYGGGASATTVADLLATQPRSGREARELRRSSSSSSSSSEDDGQGGRRKKGVKDKIKEKLPGVGGGNNNKEHAHTTTAPTTATNHPADQHEKKGIMERIKEKLPGHHTH, via the exons ATGGCTGAAGCACAACTACGAGACCAGCATGGCAACCCTGTCCCACTCACCGATCAATACGGTAATCCGGTTATCTTAACTGACGAGCGCGGTAATCCCGTCCAACTCACTGGTGTCGCTACCACCGCTACCGGCACAGCAGGTTCTGGGTTTGGGTCCTATGGTACCGGTGCTTACGGTGGTGGTGCAAGTGCAACCACCGTTGCAGATCTTTTGGCAACCCAACCAAGGAGTGGCAGGGAGGCTAGAGAGCTTCGTCGTTCCTCCAGTTCAAGCTCTAGCTCG TCTGAGGATGATGGGCAAGGTGGGAGGAGGAAGAAGGGagtgaaggataaaataaaagagaaactaCCAGGGGTAGGAGGAGGGAATAATAATAAGGAGCATGCACACACAACAACTGCTCCAACCACCGCCACTAACCACCCTGCTGATCAGCATGAGAAGAAGGGCATAATGGAGAGGATCAAAGAAAAATTGCCTGGCCACCACACCCACTGA